AGTAATTGAGTAggatttacatttttttttcccgaagAAACTGGATGTGGATATCTGTATTCCACCACTACAATGACATGGAAGTATGGtcataaattaaaagtaaaacCCCTTTATTGcaaagataagaaaaaggaGTCCTCTTGGATTAGTCGGAATGAAATGTAAGGACGAAATAAAACGTACTGGAATTGGAATTGCATGTCTTTATTAATTAAAACACAACAGGAATTAACCACGGCAATGAACAAGCgaacaaaattttattcttgcaCTAGCTCGAGTGGATCTACAGAGGATAGTAATGAATCCACCTTTGAAACATCTCGTAACATTCTCTGCGTTTGTATTCTGGAGACGAGTGCCCAGCTCCCTGTATCAATGGCGTTAAGAGAGGGACAAAAGTATTATGACAACAAAAACTACTCAATGAGGAGGAACGGTGGCATTGAAGTCTTGAGTTCTCTTACCTTTAATGTTGCGTAGGTCAATCGGTATCCATCATCTGTATACTTCCTTGTGTACCTATGGAAACATGGTAAAATTGGAAGCTCTTACATCATTGAGGACTAAAAAGCGGGAGAAGTAAGTTCAAGTGAAAGCTAGCGGTAGACCGAACTCTTTGTGAGCTTACCCAGCTACTTGGCCATCTACAAACCACGGTCTCCAATCTGTATCGATCGTTAAATTAAGCCATTTTATCCACTCTTCGATACCATTGTGTGGTATAAACATGTCATGATCACCACTGCAACGAACGTGTTACACATCAACGGTCAAACGAAGTAATTCTTCTTTTCTGCTGAATTTCACATTTGccaaaaatgttcctaaactatcGCATATGTCGGTTTTAGCAGTTTTTACCTGAAAACTAGAACTTGCATGCCCAGGCTGGTGAGATTCTTATGATAATCGAGAACATCGTCGACATCTTCAGTGTAGGCTGCTAAGGAATTATTACACCTGAAAAATTCGCTGACTGTCCCCTACAAATTGACACGATGAGATACAATTATTTGCTTAGTTCTCTCAAGAGGGAATAAATTTTGACGTGATGATTATTGGCAAATCATGTACGTACCGGCCGAACATGAAGAGCTTCCTGTACACCTGGATAATTACCCCATACATCGACAAGATAATAATCGAAGTACTGTCACATTCACAGAAAAAATTAGAAGACAgatttatagagagagagagagagagagagagagagagagagagaccttgcaCCAAAAGTCACGAGGTCTTGGGAGCGACAGGCGACGATCCTTGGTGAACTCTTGGATGGACCTCCTGTTCTTCTCTTGGTTTGACATTGCTAATTTGAAAGCTTCTTTCGATTTTGGTGAAATGAAAGTACAAACAGGGTCAAGAACATATGTTTGGCTGATCAATTCAATTAGCTGCAAATAAGATGGGAAGAACCAAAAGTCTCTGCTCAAACTTCATGTTCACTTAATCTCAAACCGAAAATGATTTCTTATGCATCCGTTAAGGATGCCCATTTTCTAACCTGGTCATAGGCTGCCAGATCCTCTGTGCAGTTCGCGTTTGTCGACTCCGCAAAATTCCCACCACAATTTACTTCTAAAGACTGACAAATACCGAAGGATGTATAATTCGATTATACCGAAGATTTGCaaatgctcaattaatcttgcgTCGATGAGTTTAACATATGATTTGTTGTTCATTTACCTCATAAAGTGCATCTGAAATGAGGGCCAACCTATGAGCGAATCGAACTTTTGCGTTAGTTTCAAGATCTGTGTGCGTGTGGGGACATGATAGTATCATCCCCTGAAAATGATTTAACGAGGAGAAGAACCGTACATTAACACAAGATACAGTTTATGCCAAATTTAAGAAGGAAAAGTTGAGATGAGGAGAAAGCTTTTTCCATACCTTAAGGTGGACATATGGTTTAAGTCCAGCTTCATTCCCTGCAAGTTtgcaccaacaaaagaaaaacaaatgtttATTTCATAATCCATCCATAGATGTGGACAGGTGACAACGTTTGTGTTTATCCCATTCAATCGGGCTTATGGAGAAGAATTTATTACCGCGTAGAATTGCCGTAGCAACCATGGGAGGATATATACCGGCATAGGAATCGCTACCAACAAACACCGGATTAGTTTGGAAACTTGGATGAGCTGCTAGCCACTGCGTTGCATATATAAATTAGCATTCATTTCTCACCCAACTATTTTCTTACATTATGATACAACCACCATGATATGTGAAGAATTTTACTCACGTTTCTTAAAAATATCTGCATCTGTACAGAATTAAATGTGTCTGTGGAATTGTAAGCTGATGTTGTCGTCGCATAGGAGAAACCTGCGCCGATCGGTGCATCTATGAATATAATGTTGGCTGTCTGGTATTTTTGAGGGAAAAAGTTAGTATGTACTCAATAAGGGAACAATAATTATAGTCAACGAGATTCAGTAATTGGTTAAATATTCCAAAATCAAGGGAAAATTCATCACCCCTCGCTTTACCTTAGTCCAGGCATTTGGCTCATAGAGTAATGACGGCAAACCCCCAGTGTAATCAGTAACATTGAATTTAAGGGGACCTGCATATGGCAGACCTCAAAATACTATATATAAACACCTACTTGAAGACATTTGCAGCATCATATTGAAATAATGATAACATTACTAAgaggaattgaagaagaagaagaagaagaaaaccgaCCAATCTGGTACAAGAAGGCATTCAAACCCGAGCACCCAGGACCTCCATTCATGAAAAGCAGAAGAGGGTCGGCTCCAGGATTCCCGGTGGACTGCACGAAGTAGTAGAAGAACTCAACCTTGCCAACACTTATGTACCTGGATCAGCCAAAATACCCAATTTAAGATCACCTTAAAAGTCAAATCCATCCCTGCCTTTGGAAACCACATTTACTTGTTGTACAGTCAACAAACCGGGATAACCCGGTATTTCCTTGACATTCCAGATAGAAAATGTAGATCCAGAAAGGTACAGAAACAGGGAGGAAGTGAGAAAGGCAAGTGGAGCTGTTTTGCTTAGACTGATGGAAGTCACTGTTAGAGAGTTCACATGCTGGCATTCCAATCTCACTGGAAGGAGTCAAACTTCTGTTAGCgaaatattttgaaaggttGGTCATTTTGCAGTAAGTCTACCCGATGACTAAAGTATTATGATGAGAAAATTTTAATGCAGCCAATATACGATAGATCTGTCCATTAGGATGAGTTCATTTATATGCTCTTGCACAATATGAATCTAGGTGGGCTTCCTCCTCATTAAGAAGATACAATTGTACTCGCTGGCAGGAAAAACTTTACATGATTTCTGACGTGTGTATGTGCTAGAAGAATGAATGAGTTGTGATTAAGTATCGAATTGATTTAGTTGTATATAGTCGATTTGTGCACGCTTACTATCTAAAACTCTACCTCAATCCCAACatcatccaatttttttcttcacattttAGTTCTTCCACATTGTTGTTTGTCTCTCTTTAATGCTGTTGATCTTATTTATTGAACCAACATCGTTGAAAAGAAAGACATGTACTTTCAGCATTTATTTTCTGCGAGATCAGAATCGTCCTGGAATCTTCTACGACTCTATACTACAAGGTAGAAAGAAATGAATGTGATGAACCGTAAGGACTGATGGCACAGCTTTCTGAAAGTGTGGAGTTTGGACTGTGGAAGGACCTGATGGACACAGATAAGTAAAAAATTGTTGGGACCAACTACGAAGTTCACCCAAGCTTATGTCTTCACTTTGTAAAATGCTGCAATCTcagcatcatcatgcatcaccAAAAATTAACCGCAAAGAAATGTTCACCTATTCCAACTATGGTGCCACTTGGGTCACCGTGCCCTCTGGTCGTGGACCACTGTTAATCGTTGTCGCAAGTTGCAATACGTGAAGAAAGTCTAGTTCAAATCATcatcgagggagagagagatggcatgAAAGAATACAAACTGACCCGGTCTCGAGCTTGAAAGGAAGTCTTCCGGGAAAGCCAGGAAGCGTCTCCACAAGATGCTGAGACGAAGCAGCTGAGGCAGACGCTAGCACCAGCAAAATGCACGCCCATTTCTTCTCAAGACCTTTCCTTCTTGAGTTCAacattgccttttgccttgccattgcctctctctctctctctctctctgctttcaCTTTCGTGcgatgaaggaaaaaaaaaggggttcaAACTAGGAACGAAGTACCGAAAAAGGGTGAGAATAAGTACCTGAAAAGGAAATCTTGAATCAAGTaccataattagaaaaaaaaaaaaaaaaaaccattttggCACCCTCAGTCGAATGAAAATATCAAACTGATAAGAAGTCTGTGAATATTTTATTGAGCAGGTAGCTAATCACTTCAATGCATGCATTTAACTCTCTCCATTTGTGATGATTCTCTATTGTTAATTTCCCTCGTGTGCTCCCCACGTCGAAGCAATCACAAAACACTATGAATATCTTGCAGACTGGTCAAATCCGCATAAAAAACTCCAACTGAAAATAATGCATTTTAATGATGAAGCATGTGCTCATCAATGCTTGCAGATCTTATAATGAGAGTTTCAGTCGAGCCCAAAATTCGACCAACATGTAAATCGAGAATGGGAGAAAGACAGTATAAAAGCTATAATTTTTGTACGGAATTCACTTTAATATCATAACATTTCATTTTGTTCACTTGAATGTTACATCAATAAAACATCGATCATTTAAATATCTCCAACAACGTATTTGTTCTTATCCCATGTGTGTCCTATGTTATGTAGctacatacatatatgtatataccCATATTTTTTCTACTTACATATTTCACTTTTACAAAAATTACTCTTTTCATCTTGTGGTTTGTTTAATTACTAGCAGTTGACATTCTTAATTAGACATCCGTTAGGAAATGGCGGTTAAATTTGCAAAAGTGTCATTACAATATGCAAAGCATTTGAAACTATCTTggtaaaatattgaaaattgttatgaaatacatgaatgaatatttattatattcatcttatctaatgtactaTTATAGTACATTTGTATTATACATTTTAAGTACATCTCCttatacaatgaatgttcatctccTATCCAATATATGCATTATTcgatatattgatattaatgataagtacattattattttcttataaataggaGCTTACTTTTTGTCATAGAGATACGGTGAgatatttgaataaaattttctcctCTAGCTTTCTCTACGATCTTTTGTGTTTTAGCTTTCTCTACTcaatctctctattctctctattatatGTTCACatcgcaatattttacaacaagaACCGTTTTTTCTCACAAAATTGGCCATCTATTTTAGTGCTTCTCACACCTATCTCCACTCATCTTATCCTCTCCATCACACGCTCCTATTTTTGTGGCTTTCCATCTTTTTATCTCATCCCTCTCATTGCATATAATGGGGTTAGGTTTATGATAAGTGAACTGGTGGGAAGAGGCCACGACTTTGGTGACTCCTGATGAGCGTTACCGTAAAAAAATTCctcaagtaaaataaaaattcaatatgagCCATGGTACTCATTTTGAGCAAGCCGGTCACTGCAGCACCACTACAAAGTTAGTGGGAGTATAGCCTAGTCTAGGATAGCAATTATACATGTTTTGTCAAATACCCATCATAACCTGCTATGCAGCAGATATGATGCGGGAGCATTAGGCTCTATAGATAAGATCTCAGGCTCCACTCATATTTCATCAATCGAACCAACCCATTAGCAATTCATGCAAGCAAAATCTGATTTCGGCTCTAATTTAATTATGTGGATTAAAAGATCAAGTTTTCAATTATGCAGTATTGTTATTGAATTATAAGACTCATTGTCGACTTCAAGGCTCCCAATCAACTACCTAGCAATTGGTGGATGTTCTTATCGAGTTCTTGCCCTAGTTGTTCTTCTTCTAAGGTGGCTATTCGGCTTCCAAAGCTGGTGCACGAATTTGGAGAGCTTTATCAAGTTTCAAGGCATCTAATATTGTCAAATGCATTTAGTCCTAGTTGTCTAGtctctttatttttagatttttatgagTCTTTATTGTGGTGTTGCTTTCAAGAATGTGAATTCCCCAAGAGTCTATTCAGAGAATTCCAAGAGTCTTCTATTTTATTTAGCATTATCTCTATAATAGATATGAAGTCTCAATTGTAAGACAGGCAAGACTTGAATTAAGTATATATGGGATTTTCCTCTATGTGAGTGATTTTCTATTCTGGTTCTCTATCATTGGTCGATGAATCTTTTCTTGGTGGTGAACTAAGAAGACATTTATCTTTGGCTGGTGGTTTTCTTTTAGGCTTTGGTGGTGTGcttcttttatcttgaaatcaTTTCCTCAGTAGGTGATTTGTCCTTTAAGCCtttatgaaggaaaaaaaaggggttcAAACTAGGAACGAAGTACCGAAAAAGGGTGAGAATAAGTACCTAAAAAGGAAATCTCGAATCAAGTaccataattaaataaataaaaaaaaccattttgGCACCCTCGGTCgaataaaaatgtcaaattgaTAAGAAGTTTGTGAATATTTTATTGAGCAGGAAGCTAATCACTTCAATGCTATGCATTTAACTCTCTCGACAACTGAAGATAATGCACTTTAATGATGAAGCAGGTGCTCATCAATGCTTGCAGATCTTATAATGAGAATTCCAGTTGAGCCCATAATTCGACCGACATGTAAAGCCAATAGGGTATTGAAAGGTAAATGAAGTATCGTTGCTTGTGCTCGGAATAAATCAAGAATCCTTTTTGGGAGAAAGACACTATAAAAGTTATATTTTTCGTACGGAGTTCACTTTAATATCATAACCTTTCATTTTGTTCACTTGAGCGccatatttataaaatatcgATTATTTGAATACATCTGGCAACGTATTCGTTCTTATCTCTTTTGTGTCCTATGTTATGTACCTacatacatatttatatataccCATATTTGTTCTATTTAcatatttcactttttttaaaaattattcttttcatCTTGTGGTTTGTTAAATTACTAGCAGCT
This Eucalyptus grandis isolate ANBG69807.140 chromosome 7, ASM1654582v1, whole genome shotgun sequence DNA region includes the following protein-coding sequences:
- the LOC104453085 gene encoding serine carboxypeptidase-like 18 isoform X2 — its product is MARQKAMLNSRRKGLEKKWACILLVLASASAASSQHLVETLPGFPGRLPFKLETGYISVGKVEFFYYFVQSTGNPGADPLLLFMNGGPGCSGLNAFLYQIGPLKFNVTDYTGGLPSLLYEPNAWTKTANIIFIDAPIGAGFSYATTTSAYNSTDTFNSVQMQIFLRNWLAAHPSFQTNPVFVGSDSYAGIYPPMVATAILRGNEAGLKPYVHLKGMILSCPHTHTDLETNAKVRFAHRLALISDALYESLEVNCGGNFAESTNANCTEDLAAYDQLIELISQTYVLDPVCTFISPKSKEAFKLAMSNQEKNRRSIQEFTKDRRLSLPRPRDFWCKYFDYYLVDVWGNYPGVQEALHVRPGTVSEFFRCNNSLAAYTEDVDDVLDYHKNLTSLGMQVLVFRYTRKYTDDGYRLTYATLKGAGHSSPEYKRRECYEMFQRWIHYYPL
- the LOC104453085 gene encoding serine carboxypeptidase-like 18 isoform X1 produces the protein MARQKAMLNSRRKGLEKKWACILLVLASASAASSQHLVETLPGFPGRLPFKLETGYISVGKVEFFYYFVQSTGNPGADPLLLFMNGGPGCSGLNAFLYQIGPLKFNVTDYTGGLPSLLYEPNAWTKTANIIFIDAPIGAGFSYATTTSAYNSTDTFNSVQMQIFLRNWLAAHPSFQTNPVFVGSDSYAGIYPPMVATAILRGNEAGLKPYVHLKGMILSCPHTHTDLETNAKVRFAHRLALISDALYESLEVNCGGNFAESTNANCTEDLAAYDQLIELISQTYVLDPVCTFISPKSKEAFKLAMSNQEKNRRSIQEFTKDRRLSLPRPRDFWCKYFDYYLVDVWGNYPGVQEALHVRPGTVSEFFRCNNSLAAYTEDVDDVLDYHKNLTSLGMQVLVFSGDHDMFIPHNGIEEWIKWLNLTIDTDWRPWFVDGQVAGYTRKYTDDGYRLTYATLKGAGHSSPEYKRRECYEMFQRWIHYYPL